From a single Populus trichocarpa isolate Nisqually-1 chromosome 17, P.trichocarpa_v4.1, whole genome shotgun sequence genomic region:
- the LOC7484597 gene encoding pentatricopeptide repeat-containing protein At4g21065 — MIFKNTRSKAVQKTLQSVFSVQKLEEHCCFVFFHAFSHYIFHAKMSTNPSCPDNRIPYVVRKCIALLQICATSKFKLKQIHAFSIRHGIPVTNLDMGKHLIYTAVSVSVPMNYAHNIFTQIQSPNVFTWNTMIRGYAESENPKSAIELYHHMQLKPDTHTYPFLLKAVSKVVDVKVGEKIHSLVAKNGFESLLFVQNSLLHMYAACGQFESAYKVFELMPEKDIVAWNSVINGFALNGKPNEALTLYKRMGSEGVEPDGFTMVSLLSACAELATLALGGRAHAFMVKVGLNKNLQVNNALLDLYAKCGTISEARKIFDEMGIERNVVSWTSLIVGLAVNGFGKEALEHFKDMEREGLVPSEITFVGVLYACSHCGIVNEGFEYFKRMKEQYDIVPRIEHYGCMVDLLGRAGLLKEAYDYIQDMPLQPNAVIWRTLLGACTIHGHLGLGAFARARLLQLEPKDSGDYVLLSNLYASEQRWSDVHEVRRTMLSEGVRKTPGYSLVELGNHVHEFVMGDRTHPQSEAIYKMLVEMAMKLKLAGYVPHTANVLADIEEEEKESALFYHSEKIAIAFMLINTLPGTPIRIIKNLRVCADCHFAIKLISKVFERDIVVRDCSHFHHFRDGSCSCRDYW, encoded by the coding sequence ATGATATTTAAGAACACACGTTCAAAGGCAGTCCAAAAGACATTGCAATCCGTTTTTAGTGTTCAGAAATTAGAGGAACATTGTTGTTTTGTCTTCTTCCATGCTTTCAGTCATTACATTTTCCATGCAAAGATGAGTACAAATCCATCCTGCCCAGATAACCGAATACCTTACGTTGTCCGAAAATGCATTGCCCTTTTGCAAATTTGTGCCACTTCCAagtttaaattgaaacaaatccaTGCCTTCTCTATCAGACATGGCATCCCAGTAACCAACTTAGACATGGGCAAGCACCTTATATACACTGCTGTTTCCGTTTCGGTCCCTATGAACTATGCACACAATATTTTTACCCAAATCCAAAGCCCAAACGTTTTCACATGGAATACCATGATTAGAGGCTATGCTGAGAGTGAAAATCCAAAATCAGCCATTGAATTGTACCACCACATGCAACTGAAACCTGACACACACacatatccttttcttttgaaggcCGTGTCTAAGGTGGTCGATGTTAAAGTGGGTGAAAAGATACATTCCCTTGTTGCAAAAAATGGGTTCGAATCATTGTTGTTTGTTCAAAACAGTTTGCTTCACATGTATGCTGCTTGTGGCCAGTTCGAGAGTGCATACAAAGTATTTGAATTAATGCCTGAGAAGGATATTGTGGCTTGGAATTCTGTGATTAATGGTTTTGCTCTGAACGGGAAACCCAATGAGGCTTTAACACTTTATAAGAGAATGGGTTCTGAAGGTGTTGAGCCGGACGGATTCACTATGGTTAGTTTGCTGTCTGCCTGTGCTGAGCTTGCAACGTTGGCCTTGGGCGGGAGGGCTCATGCGTTTATGGTGAAAGTTGGTCTCAACAAAAATTTGCAAGTTAATAATGCCCTTCTGGACCTTTATGCAAAGTGCGGAACCATTAGTGAAGCACGCAAGATTTTTGATGAGATGGGAATTGAGAGGAATGTGGTTTCTTGGACTTCTTTGATTGTTGGATTGGCTGTTAATGGATTCGGTAAAGAAGCTCTTGAGCATTTCAAGGATATGGAGAGAGAGGGATTGGTGCCTAGTGAGATCACTTTTGTTGGGGTCTTATATGCTTGTAGTCATTGCGGTATAGTTAATGAGGGGTTTGAATACTTCAAAAGGATGAAGGAGCAATATGATATTGTGCCTAGAATAGAGCACTATGGTTGCATGGTTGATTTGCTTGGTAGAGCAGGCTTGTTGAAAGAAGCATATGATTATATTCAGGATATGCCACTGCAGCCTAATGCTGTTATTTGGAGGACCTTGTTAGGGGCTTGCACAATACATGGGCATTTAGGCTTAGGAGCATTTGCAAGAGCCCGACTCTTGCAGTTGGAGCCTAAAGACAGCGGAGATTATGTGCTACTCTCCAACCTGTATGCATCCGAGCAGCGTTGGTCAGATGTACATGAGGTGAGAAGGACAATGCTTAGTGAAGGAGTCAGAAAAACTCCAGGGTATAGCCTTGTAGAGTTGGGAAATCATGTCCATGAGTTTGTTATGGGTGATAGGACTCATCCTCAAAGTGAGGCAATATATAAAATGCTAGTGGAGATGGCCATGAAGTTGAAATTGGCAGGCTATGTGCCTCACACGGCAAATGTGCTTGCAGACattgaagaggaagaaaaggaaagtgcTTTGTTTTATCATAGTGAGAAGATTGCAATTGCTTTTATGCTCATTAATACACTACCAGGGACCCCAATTAGGATTATTAAGAATTTAAGAGTATGCGCAGATTGTCATTTTGCAATTAAGCTGATATCAAAGGTTTTTGAAAGAGACATTGTTGTGAGGGACTGCAGCCACTTTCACCATTTTAGAGACGGTTCTTGTTCTTGTAGGGATTACTGGTGA
- the LOC18106376 gene encoding guanosine nucleotide diphosphate dissociation inhibitor 2 isoform X1: protein MDEEYDVIVLGTGLKECILSGLLSVDGLKVLHMDRNDYYGGESASLNLIQLWKRFRGNDKPPAHLGSSRDYNVDMIPKFMMANGNLVRVLIHTDVTKYLYFKAVDGGYVFNKGKVHKVPATDMEALKSPLMGLFEKRRARKFFIYVQNYEDSDPKTHEGMDLTRVTTRELIAKYGLDDNTIDFIGHALALHRDDRYLNEPALDTVKRMKLYAESLARFQGGSPYIYPLYGLGELPQAFARLSAVYGGTYMLNKPECKVEFNEEGKVAGVTSEGETAKCKKVVCDPSYLPNKARKVGRVARAIAIMSHPIPSTDESHSVQVILPQKQLGRRSDMYLFCCSYTHNVAPKGKFIAFVSTEAETDHPESELKPGIDLLGPVDEIFFDIYDRYEPVNEPSLDNCFISTSYDATTHFESTVTDVLNMYTMITGKVRLHSLVLEYLWYKTTLCRISTILGL, encoded by the exons ATGGATGAAGAGTATGATGTGATTGTTTTGGGCACTGGTCTCAAAGAATGCATCCTCAGTGGTCTTCTCTCCGTTGACGGCCTCAAG GTCCTGCATATGGACAGGAATGACTACTACGGGGGAGAGTCTGCGTCGCTGAACCTCATTCAG cTCTGGAAGAGGTTCAGGGGAAACGATAAGCCTCCAGCACATCTGGGCTCAAGCAGGGATTATAATGTTGACATGATTCCTAAG TTTATGATGGCAAATGGCAATCTTGTACGTGTCCTCATTCACACAGATGTTACCAAGTATCTGTACTTCAAAGCAGTGGATGGCGGCTACGTCTTCAACAAGGGAAAG GTCCACAAGGTGCCCGCAACTGATATGGAGGCACTCAAATCTCCTCTCATGGGTCTTTTTGAAAAGCGCCGTGCTCGCAAGTTTTTCATATATGTCCAGAACTACGAAGACAGTGATCCTAAAACCCATGAGGGAATGGACTTGACTAGAGTGACTACCAGAGAACTGATTGC AAAATATGGTCTTGATGACAATACCATAGACTTCATCGGTCATGCATTGGCACTACATAGAGATGATCGCTACCTAAATGAACCTGCACTGGATACTGTTAAAAGGATGAAG CTATATGCGGAGTCCCTTGCCCGTTTTCAAGGAGGATCACCATATATTTACCCTCTGTATGGTTTAGGAGAGCTCCCACAG GCATTTGCACGGCTTAGTGCTGTTTATGGAGGCACATACATGTTGAATAAACCTGAGTGCAAG GTAGAGTTCAACGAGGAAGGCAAAGTTGCTGGTGTCACATCAGAAGGGGAAACTGCTAAGTGCAAGAAAGTTGTTTGTGATCCTTCCTACTTACCCAACAAG GCTAGGAAGGTTGGTAGGGTTGCAAGGGCAATTGCCATTATGAGCCACCCAATACCAAGCACCGATGAATCTCATTCAGTGCAGGTTATCCTGCCACAGAAGCAGCTGGGTCGCAGATCAGACAT GTACCTTTTCTGCTGTTCTTATACCCACAATGTTGCTCCAAAGGGAAAATTCATTGCATTTGTATCAACCGAGGCAGAGACTGATCATCCTGAATCTGAATTGAAACCTGGAATTGACCTCCTAGGTCCTGTTGATGAGATATTCTTCGATATTTATGACAGATATGAACCAGTCAATGAACCTTCTTTGGACAATTGCTTTATTTCGACA AGCTATGATGCCACAACACACTTTGAGTCAACTGTTACAGATGTTCTGAACATGTATACCATGATAACTGGAAAGGTAAGATTGCACTCTCTGGTGTTGGAGTATTTGTGGTATAAAACTACTCTTTGTAGAATCTCTACCATCTTGGGCTTGTGA
- the LOC18106375 gene encoding ankyrin repeat protein SKIP35 produces the protein MEKEITFVEGTDMHLEDEFCPEQSFSVEMETEENEIGSPKSEIQCFSSETGEGSNVVFSREAPLISKETRISGVCSCSTKKLKPRVVAMKSEIGNKENFGQEKKLSRQDRIELGRMFQSAVSCHDWEPAESLILLADAQTLNDALCITLDSIWFLSTQQELDGITGLIKKIIANGAYDFTRAALRTSFLASCVSACQSQTMHLEDTVNVMAQRLKERLQECNGDEVLKAEASAKVQKFTEWALKCIGFHSRCQVNRDRVIQSSIAEVQLQLSAFKTFLDLAGNQLTGKDFTEAFDAACFPLTLFSSSFNPGWSSGISATAIQGLLGMLVEGGADNVNQCFLEASRFGSTELVRILLQIAHRNSLDVDVDLALGFASHYCKIGTMECLVEEGNAIAFLGPLMRASERGCMQVVQWFVKRGCRDMELCLALTAATSSSQVDVAGYLLPHVPQHVLAALSIEILKAAGERSGGSLDGVAFLLHSDFLGDPTATYAVADSIARSDDESVAPELKAFLRENWSEAAFLDGLKQGQEHYMNLVMILNWGRSPISLRHLPGPLRVAVAYLPLYRECAATAGRLFSQKQRGLLVEAVRKLGGGSSEDVSQGKELLAVLEHYLPQFLVHPRRMP, from the exons ATGGAAAAGGAGATAACATTTGTTGAGGGCACTGATATGCATCTGGAGGATGAGTTTTGCCCAGAACAGTCATTTAGTGTGGAAATGGAGACTGAAGAGAATGAAATTGGAAGTCCAAAGAGTGAAATTCAATGTTTCTCATCAGAAACGGGGGAGGGAAGTAATGTTGTATTTTCAAGAGAAGCACCCCTTATAAGTAAAGAGACAAGAATTTCTGGTGTTTGTAGCTGTAGTACGAAAAAACTCAAGCCACGTGTGGTTGCGATGAAGTCTGAGATTGGCAATAAGGAGAATTTTGGACAGGAGAAGAAACTCAGCAGGCAAGATAGGATTGAGTTGGGTCGGATGTTTCAAAGCGCAGTGAGTTGCCATGACTGGGAGCCTGCTGAGAGCTTGATATTGCTGGCTGATGCACAAACCCTTAATGATGCCTTGTGCATCACGCTGGACTCTATCTGGTTTTTGAGCACACAGCAAGAACTTGATGGGATAACTGGACTGATTAAGAAGATTATAGCCAATGGCGCTTATGACTTCACTAGAGCTGCTCTCAGAACTTCTTTTCTTGCTTCATGTGTTTCTGCCTGCCAGAGCCAAACAATGCATCTTGAAGACACAGTCAATGTAATGGCCCAAAG ATTGAAGGAGCGACTTCAGGAGTGCAATGGGGATGAGGTCTTGAAGGCAGAAGCCAGTGCCAAGGTTCAAAAGTTTACCGAGTGGGCTCTGAAATGTATTGGCTTCCATTCCCGCTGCCAGGTAAATAGAGACCGAGTGATTCAAAGCTCAATTGCTGAGGTTCAACTCCAATTGTCTGCATTCAAGACATTTCTTGATCTTGCTGGCAATCAACTCACTGGGAAGGATTTCACTGAGGCCTTTGATGCAGCCTGTTTTCCTCTTACtctattttccagttcattcaATCCTGGCTGGTCATCTGGGATATCAGCAACTGCAATCCAAGGGTTGCTTGGCATGTTGGTTGAAGGGGGTGCAGACAATGTCAACCAGTGTTTCCTTGAAGCCTCTCGTTTCGGAAGTACAGAACTTGTGCGCATTTTGTTGCAG ATTGCCCATAGGAACAGCTTGGATGTTGATGTTGACTTGGCCCTAGGTTTTGCTTCTCACTATTGCAAAATTGGTACAATGGAATGTCTTGTGGAAGAGGGCAATGCTATAGCCTTCCTGGGTCCTTTGATGAGAGCATCTGAAAGGGGTTGCATGCAGGTTGTTCAGTGGTTTGTGAAAAGGGGTTGCCGTGACATGGAACTCTGCCTTGCTCTCACGGCTGCGACTTCCAGTAGTCAAGTTGATGTTGCTGGATATCTCCTCCCTCACGTTCCTCAGCATGTTCTTGCTGCCCTCAGTATAGAAATTCTCAAGGCTGCTGGGGAGCGAAGTGGTGGGTCGCTTGATGGTGTGGCATTTCTTTTGCATTCTGATTTCTTGGGTGATCCTACTGCTACTTATGCTGTTGCAGACAGCATTGCTCGCTCTGATGATGAGTCTGTTGCCCCTGAGCTCAAGGCTTTTCTTCGAGAGAACTGGTCAGAGGCAGCTTTCTTGGATGGATTAAAGCAAGGACAAGAACATTACATGAATCTCGTGATGATTTTGAATTGGGGTAGATCGCCTATATCCCTAAGGCATCTGCCAGGCCCTTTAAGAGTGGCAGTTGCTTATCTGCCATTGTACAGGGAGTGTGCAGCAACGGCTGGTCGTTTATTTTCACAGAAACAAAGGGGGCTGCTTGTTGAAGCTGTGAGAAAACTTGGGGGTGGGTCCTCAGAAGATGTGAGCCAAGGGAAAGAGCTCTTGGCTGTTTTGGAGCATTACCTTCCTCAATTTCTGGTTCATCCCCGCAGGATGCCCTAG
- the LOC18106377 gene encoding serine/threonine-protein kinase rio2 codes for MKLDVEVLRYLSKDDFRVLTAVEMGMRNHEIVPAELIDRIASLKHGGTYKVLKNLLKHKLVHHDSSKYDGFRLTYLGYDFLAIKTLVNRGVISSVGRKLGTGKESDIYEVAAEDGTVLAMKLHRLGRVSFRAVKSKRDYLRHRSSFNWLYLSRLAALKEFAFMKALEEHGFPVPNAVDCNRHCVIMSLVQGYPLVQVKELQNPETIFETVLGVIVRLAEHGLIHCDFNEFNIMIDDDEKVTVIDFPQMVSVSHRNAQMYFDRDVECIFKFFQKRFNLSFQVSTDDNEGSDADTDETGWPSFSSISKSSGFLDKELAASGFSRKDQEDIEKFIEEDIDDTDSDREESEDKQFVESTEANVKGLSSLPLEELEEQTSNSDEDGVEVKQQSCEAGQDNRAEIQDDSDKEEDNQSAIENDAELNKSLNKQRKRAVAAARGGRRSFASRNSYKDKGGKSSQNSRIQKQLCSW; via the exons ATGAAGCTAGACGTCGAAGTGTTACGTTATCTCTCAAAGGACGACTTCAGGGTGTTAACAGCCGTAGAGATGGGCATGCGAAACCACGAAATAGTCCCCGCCGAACTCATAGACCGAATAGCCTCTCTAAAACACGGAGGCACCTACAAAGTCCTTAAGAACCTCCTCAAGCACAAGCTCGTCCACCACGACTCCTCCAAATACGACGGTTTCCGTCTCACTTACCTCGGCTACGATTTCCTCGCCATCAAGACCCTTGTTAATCGCGGTGTCATTTCCAGTGTCGGTCGTAAATTGGGGACTGGTAAAGAATCCGATATCTATGAGGTTGCTGCTGAAGACGGTACCGTTTTGGCCATGAAGTTGCATCGGCTTGGGAGGGTTTCTTTTAGAGCTGTTAAGTCTAAGAGGGATTATTTGAGGCATCGCTCTAGTTTTAATTGGCTTTACTTGTCTAGACTCGCTGCTCTTAAAGAATTCGCCTTTATGAAG GCATTGGAAGAGCATGGGTTTCCGGTTCCAAATGCTGTGGATTGTAATAGGCATTGTGTGATCATGTCACTTGTTCAAGGTTATCCACT TGTCCAGGTGAAGGAATTACAAAATCCAGAAACTATTTTCGAGACGGTACTTGGCGTTATTGTTCGTTTGGCAGAGCATGGCCTTATTCACTGTGATTTCAATGAGTTTAACATTATG attgatgatgatgagaaggTCACCGTGATTGATTTTCCACAGATGGTTTCTGTATCTCATCGGAATGCGCAGAT GTACTTTGACCGTGATGTTGAATGCATCTTTAAGTTTTTTCAGAAGAG GTTTAACCTCTCTTTTCAAGTAAGCACAGATGATAATGAGGGCTCTGATGCAGACACAGATGAAACTGGCTGGCCATCCTTTTCCTCAATATCCAAATCTTCTGGTTTTCTTGACAAGGAACTTGCTGCCAGTGGCTTCTCAAGGAAAGATCAGGAGGACATTGAGAAA TTCATTGAAGAGGACATAGATGATACAGACTCTGACAGAGAGGAATCTGAAGATAAACAGTTTGTTGAGTCGACGGAAGCAAATGTCAAGGGTTTAAGTTCTTTGCCCTTGGAGGAGCTG GAAGAGCAAACTTCAAACTCTGATGAGGATGGGGTAGAGGTTAAGCAACAGAGTTGCGAAGCAGGTCAAGATAACAGGGCTGAAATTCAAGATGACAGCGACAAG GAAGAAGACAATCAAAGTGCAATTGAAAATGATGCTGAACTGAACAAGAGTCTAAACAAGCAAAGAAAACGTGCCGTGGCAGCAGCTCGTGGGGGGCGGAGGAGTTTTGCATCCAGAAACTCTTACAAAGACAAGGGTGGCAAATCCTCCCAAAACTCCCGAATTCAGAAACAACTGTGCAGCTGGTGA
- the LOC18106376 gene encoding guanosine nucleotide diphosphate dissociation inhibitor 2 isoform X2 — translation MDEEYDVIVLGTGLKECILSGLLSVDGLKVLHMDRNDYYGGESASLNLIQLWKRFRGNDKPPAHLGSSRDYNVDMIPKFMMANGNLVRVLIHTDVTKYLYFKAVDGGYVFNKGKVHKVPATDMEALKSPLMGLFEKRRARKFFIYVQNYEDSDPKTHEGMDLTRVTTRELIAKYGLDDNTIDFIGHALALHRDDRYLNEPALDTVKRMKLYAESLARFQGGSPYIYPLYGLGELPQAFARLSAVYGGTYMLNKPECKVEFNEEGKVAGVTSEGETAKCKKVVCDPSYLPNKARKVGRVARAIAIMSHPIPSTDESHSVQVILPQKQLGRRSDMYLFCCSYTHNVAPKGKFIAFVSTEAETDHPESELKPGIDLLGPVDEIFFDIYDRYEPVNEPSLDNCFISTSYDATTHFESTVTDVLNMYTMITGKVVDLSVDLSAASAAEE, via the exons ATGGATGAAGAGTATGATGTGATTGTTTTGGGCACTGGTCTCAAAGAATGCATCCTCAGTGGTCTTCTCTCCGTTGACGGCCTCAAG GTCCTGCATATGGACAGGAATGACTACTACGGGGGAGAGTCTGCGTCGCTGAACCTCATTCAG cTCTGGAAGAGGTTCAGGGGAAACGATAAGCCTCCAGCACATCTGGGCTCAAGCAGGGATTATAATGTTGACATGATTCCTAAG TTTATGATGGCAAATGGCAATCTTGTACGTGTCCTCATTCACACAGATGTTACCAAGTATCTGTACTTCAAAGCAGTGGATGGCGGCTACGTCTTCAACAAGGGAAAG GTCCACAAGGTGCCCGCAACTGATATGGAGGCACTCAAATCTCCTCTCATGGGTCTTTTTGAAAAGCGCCGTGCTCGCAAGTTTTTCATATATGTCCAGAACTACGAAGACAGTGATCCTAAAACCCATGAGGGAATGGACTTGACTAGAGTGACTACCAGAGAACTGATTGC AAAATATGGTCTTGATGACAATACCATAGACTTCATCGGTCATGCATTGGCACTACATAGAGATGATCGCTACCTAAATGAACCTGCACTGGATACTGTTAAAAGGATGAAG CTATATGCGGAGTCCCTTGCCCGTTTTCAAGGAGGATCACCATATATTTACCCTCTGTATGGTTTAGGAGAGCTCCCACAG GCATTTGCACGGCTTAGTGCTGTTTATGGAGGCACATACATGTTGAATAAACCTGAGTGCAAG GTAGAGTTCAACGAGGAAGGCAAAGTTGCTGGTGTCACATCAGAAGGGGAAACTGCTAAGTGCAAGAAAGTTGTTTGTGATCCTTCCTACTTACCCAACAAG GCTAGGAAGGTTGGTAGGGTTGCAAGGGCAATTGCCATTATGAGCCACCCAATACCAAGCACCGATGAATCTCATTCAGTGCAGGTTATCCTGCCACAGAAGCAGCTGGGTCGCAGATCAGACAT GTACCTTTTCTGCTGTTCTTATACCCACAATGTTGCTCCAAAGGGAAAATTCATTGCATTTGTATCAACCGAGGCAGAGACTGATCATCCTGAATCTGAATTGAAACCTGGAATTGACCTCCTAGGTCCTGTTGATGAGATATTCTTCGATATTTATGACAGATATGAACCAGTCAATGAACCTTCTTTGGACAATTGCTTTATTTCGACA AGCTATGATGCCACAACACACTTTGAGTCAACTGTTACAGATGTTCTGAACATGTATACCATGATAACTGGAAAG GTTGTTGACCTCAGTGTGGATTTAAGTGCTGCCAGTGCTGCGGAGGAATGA